A stretch of Chiloscyllium punctatum isolate Juve2018m chromosome 34, sChiPun1.3, whole genome shotgun sequence DNA encodes these proteins:
- the LOC140458714 gene encoding transcobalamin-1-like — translation MGTLPTLFLILVFLPHGLQSCGDYKECAAQLENQLDESLNDQDPDPSVVLSLCLVKHKIEPSIVNRLKETVISKGASMTSGKLGQYVLALICCCENPTKLTIDNELNHGINLESLLFDKLGQEIKSIEMNMHPLTTYYQVALAVLALCQDDYLIRKSDIKTFAQAVMNDELSFGGHFSVDTGAMAAMAFSCLHGSYKPADSIKIALTKLIMQIYCAKEAQGTIGNIYSTGLAMQALIANSDFIPFPVWNTSKIPERVVEEISQGAFSNSVMASQILPPLLDKTYLETGKGCFGGVSGTQSKAEMSYNRMITVDYTVNAGTGSHTHSTHLTVHAGTDLLNIMQIAQARDAEYFRFKEIQTSLGPFITSIGGIPANSDKRTFWQFLNGTVPIPVGVAEYKPSNGEHVIAILSKY, via the exons ATGGGCACCTTGCCGACACTGTTCCTGATCTTGGTGTTCTTACCTCATGGTCTTCAAAGCTGTG GAGATTACAAAGAATGTGCGGCCCAGCTGGAGAACCAGTTGGATGAGTCTCTGAATGACCAAGACCCAGACCCCAGCGTGGTACTTTCCCTGTGTCTGGTGAAACACAAGATCGAACCATCCATTGTCAACAGACTTAAGGAGACTGTTATTAGCAAAG GGGCGAGTATGACCAGTGGGAAACTGGGCCAGTACGTATTGGCATTGATCTGCTGTTGTGAAAACCCAACGAAGCTGACCATTGACAACGAATTGAACCATGGCATCAACCTGGAGTCATTGCTTTTTGACAAGCTTGGCCAAGAGATTAAAAGCATCG AGATGAATATGCACCCTCTCACCACCTACTACCAAGTTGCACTTGCTGTACTTGCACTTTGCCAAGATGATTACTTGATTAGGAAGAGCGATATCAAAACTTTCGCACAGGCTGTGATGAACGATGAGCTCTCCTTCGGAGGTCACTTCTCAGTGG ATACCGGTGCGATGGCTGCCATGGCCTTTAGCTGTCTACACGGTTCCTACAAGCCAGCTGACTCCATCAAGATTGCCTTGACAAAACTGATCATGCAGATTTACTGTGCAAAAGAAGCTCAGGGAACAATTGGAAATATCTATAGCACTGGCCTGGCCATGCAG GCTCTTATTGCTAATAGTGATTTCATTCCATTCCCCGTCTGGAATACTTCAAAGATTCCAGAGAGAGTTGTGGAAGAAATCAGCCAGGGAGCCTTCTCAAACTCGGTAATGGCTTCACAGATCTTGCCACCTCTGCTGGACAAGACATACTTGGAGACTGGTAAAGGGTGCTTTGGTGGAGTAAGTG GAACACAGTCAAAGGCAGAGATGAGCTATAACAGAATGATTACTGTGGACTACACTGTAAATGCTGGCACCGGTTCACACACTCATTCCACTCATCTAACTGTCCATGCAGGTACAGACCTTCTCAACATTATGCAAATTGCACAGGCAAGGGATGCAGAATACTTTCG ATTCAAGGAAATCCAGACTTCCTTGGGCCCCTTCATCACCAGCATTGGTGGTATTCCGGCCAACAGTGATAAAAGGACCTTTTGGCAGTTTCTGAATGGGACTGTGCCAATTCCTGTTG GTGTCGCAGAGTACAAACCTTCCAATGGGGAACATGTCATTGCAATACTGTCCAAATATTGA